One genomic window of Desmospora activa DSM 45169 includes the following:
- the dapA gene encoding 4-hydroxy-tetrahydrodipicolinate synthase — protein sequence METVQFGRLLTAMITPFTSDGTVDWPRFDAVLEHLINHGSDSVVIAGTTGESPTLAHDEKLQLFKRAVQRAQGRVKVIAGTGSNDTIASQKLTQEAEAIGVNGVMLVVPYYNKPTQEGLYQHFRKVAGATSLPVMLYNVPGRTALHMDVDTMVRLTHDVPNITSIKESSGRLVDVMKLAAHKREDVELYSGMDELIIPYLASGADGVVSVASHVAGLDMKQMIEAFINGEIKTATAMQQRLIPLVEALFMTSSPAPLKYALSRMGLCEESVRQPILPLSDAEKKEMDSILQGFVLAEA from the coding sequence ATGGAGACAGTGCAATTTGGAAGACTGCTGACAGCGATGATAACACCTTTCACATCGGATGGAACCGTGGATTGGCCCCGGTTTGACGCGGTTTTGGAACATCTGATCAATCATGGGTCCGATTCTGTAGTGATTGCGGGTACCACCGGGGAGTCACCCACACTTGCCCACGATGAAAAGCTGCAACTGTTTAAACGGGCGGTACAACGGGCTCAAGGTCGGGTAAAGGTGATCGCCGGCACCGGAAGTAACGATACAATCGCTTCCCAGAAGCTAACACAGGAAGCGGAAGCAATCGGGGTAAACGGTGTGATGTTGGTGGTCCCTTATTACAATAAACCGACCCAGGAGGGGCTGTATCAGCACTTCCGAAAAGTAGCCGGGGCCACCTCCCTTCCCGTCATGCTGTACAATGTCCCAGGGCGGACAGCGCTCCATATGGATGTAGATACGATGGTACGGCTCACCCATGATGTGCCGAACATCACTTCCATTAAAGAATCCAGCGGTCGCCTGGTGGATGTGATGAAACTGGCTGCCCACAAACGGGAAGATGTTGAGCTGTACAGCGGAATGGATGAACTGATCATCCCCTACCTCGCTTCCGGGGCGGACGGCGTTGTCAGTGTGGCCAGTCATGTAGCCGGACTGGATATGAAGCAGATGATTGAAGCCTTTATCAATGGGGAGATAAAAACAGCGACGGCGATGCAGCAACGATTGATACCCTTGGTAGAAGCGTTGTTTATGACTTCCAGTCCTGCTCCGCTGAAATATGCCCTCTCCCGGATGGGATTGTGTGAGGAAAGCGTTCGTCAGCCGATTTTACCGCTTTCCGACGCAGAGAAAAAAGAGATGGACTCCATTTTGCAGGGGTTTGTTTTGGCGGAAGCCTAG
- the dapG gene encoding aspartate kinase, whose translation MKIRVQKFGGTSVATPERRERVLHHIRQGLAEGCRLVVVVSAMGRKGDPYATDTFLDWIGQNGRSLPPREHDLLLSCGEIISASTLSSLLNHKEIPNTVLTGGQAGIITNDNHMNAQIMSINPTRVIEELEQGRVVVLAGFQGRTTEGEVTTLGRGGSDTTATALGVALHADVVDIFTDVEGIMTADPRIVDDAAALHSVTYSEICNLAFSGAKVIHPRAVELAMQTNVPIRVRSTMSDSPGTLVTNATQTDHLARELRERLITGVTQMPDITQIQIPVKEGQLDLQLSVFKAMAENRISVDFININPSLVTYTVHNQVADRAHAILREMGLEPELNRNCAKVSVVGAGIAGVPGVMSRIAEALTDEDIQILQAADSHTTIWVLVRGEDMVKAVRALHRKFDLHNLPQPAQYM comes from the coding sequence ATGAAAATCCGAGTACAAAAGTTCGGAGGAACCTCGGTGGCTACGCCGGAACGACGGGAACGAGTGCTGCACCATATCCGTCAAGGGCTGGCTGAGGGGTGTCGCTTGGTGGTGGTGGTTTCCGCCATGGGACGGAAAGGGGACCCCTATGCGACGGATACCTTTCTGGACTGGATCGGGCAGAATGGACGCTCACTCCCCCCGCGGGAACATGATTTACTTTTAAGTTGCGGTGAGATTATCTCCGCGTCCACCTTGTCCAGCCTGCTCAATCACAAGGAAATTCCCAATACGGTTTTAACAGGCGGTCAGGCCGGTATTATTACCAACGATAATCATATGAACGCTCAAATTATGTCGATCAATCCCACACGAGTGATCGAAGAATTGGAACAGGGACGTGTGGTGGTTTTAGCCGGGTTTCAGGGTCGAACCACCGAGGGTGAGGTAACGACATTGGGGCGCGGGGGGAGCGATACGACAGCTACCGCTCTAGGCGTCGCCCTCCATGCGGATGTAGTAGATATTTTTACGGATGTGGAAGGAATCATGACGGCAGATCCTCGGATTGTGGATGATGCAGCCGCTTTGCATTCGGTCACATACAGTGAGATCTGCAATTTGGCTTTTTCCGGGGCGAAGGTGATTCACCCGCGTGCGGTGGAATTGGCGATGCAGACCAATGTACCGATCCGTGTCCGCTCTACGATGAGCGACTCTCCCGGCACGCTGGTCACCAATGCAACCCAGACCGATCATCTCGCCAGAGAACTGCGCGAACGTTTAATCACCGGGGTTACACAGATGCCGGACATTACCCAGATCCAGATCCCGGTGAAAGAGGGGCAATTGGATCTGCAATTATCCGTATTTAAAGCGATGGCGGAAAATCGGATCAGTGTTGACTTTATCAATATCAACCCCAGCCTGGTTACCTACACCGTTCACAACCAAGTAGCAGATCGGGCTCATGCGATTTTACGGGAGATGGGTCTGGAACCGGAACTTAATCGCAACTGCGCCAAAGTCTCCGTCGTAGGGGCGGGGATTGCGGGTGTACCGGGAGTCATGTCCCGTATTGCGGAAGCGTTGACTGATGAGGATATCCAAATCTTGCAAGCGGCTGACTCCCATACCACCATCTGGGTGTTGGTGCGAGGGGAAGACATGGTAAAAGCGGTGCGGGCGCTTCACCGCAAATTTGACCTTCATAATCTACCACAGCCCGCACAGTATATGTAA
- a CDS encoding ribonuclease J yields the protein MTKNNSRSKLTIFALGGLDEIGKNMYVVRYGDDIVVIDSGLMFPEEEMLGIDVVIPDVTYLVENQDKVRGILLTHGHEDHIGGLPYILKQLNVPIFGTKLTMGLVEHKLREAHLLNQTKRVLVNNRSEIKLGSIKATFFRTNHSIPDSVGVCLETPEGNVVHTGDFKFDMTPVNGKEADIHKMAEIGQKGVLCLLSDSTNAERPGFTGSEREVGEAIENLFRKSKQRVIVATFASNIHRIQQVVDATCKYNRKLAVIGRSMVNVVNIGMELGYLHVPPDLLIDPDDINRLPAHKVTVMSTGSQGEPMSALTRMAHGSHRKIEILPGDTVILAATPIPGNEKAVARTVNQLFRVGADVFYSNNTQQGVHVSGHGSQEDLKLMLNLMKPQFFIPIHGEHRMLRAHGQLAESIGVPSENIFVCDNGDAVEISGGKARYGTKITTGNVLIDGLGVGDVGNIVLRDRKLLSQDGILVVVVTLSKNNGKVLSGPDIISRGFVYVRESEKLLEEANRIVTQTMEKCANERVSEWASLKTSIRDALGRYLYDQTRRRPMILPIIMEV from the coding sequence TTGACTAAAAACAACTCACGAAGCAAATTGACGATTTTTGCTCTCGGTGGGTTGGATGAAATCGGGAAAAACATGTACGTGGTACGGTACGGTGACGATATTGTTGTCATTGATTCCGGTTTGATGTTTCCGGAAGAAGAGATGTTGGGAATTGACGTGGTAATTCCCGATGTTACGTACTTGGTTGAGAATCAGGACAAGGTTCGCGGAATCCTGCTGACACATGGACACGAGGATCACATTGGCGGGCTTCCCTACATTTTGAAACAACTTAATGTGCCGATTTTCGGCACGAAGTTGACCATGGGTCTTGTTGAACATAAACTGCGTGAAGCCCACTTATTAAACCAAACCAAACGGGTGCTGGTTAACAATCGCTCAGAAATCAAACTGGGTTCGATCAAGGCGACGTTCTTTCGAACCAATCACAGTATCCCTGACTCAGTGGGCGTCTGTCTGGAAACGCCGGAAGGAAACGTGGTACACACCGGTGATTTTAAGTTTGATATGACACCGGTGAACGGAAAGGAAGCGGATATACACAAGATGGCCGAGATCGGGCAGAAAGGCGTCTTATGTCTGCTTTCCGACAGTACCAACGCAGAACGTCCCGGCTTTACCGGTTCAGAGCGGGAAGTGGGAGAAGCGATTGAAAACTTGTTTCGGAAATCGAAACAACGGGTGATTGTTGCCACTTTTGCCTCCAATATTCACCGTATCCAACAAGTAGTGGATGCGACTTGCAAATATAACCGTAAGTTGGCGGTGATCGGTCGCAGCATGGTAAATGTGGTCAATATCGGCATGGAGTTGGGCTATTTACACGTTCCGCCCGATCTCTTAATTGACCCGGATGATATCAACCGCCTGCCGGCTCATAAGGTGACAGTGATGTCGACTGGGAGTCAAGGCGAGCCGATGTCAGCATTGACCCGCATGGCACACGGATCTCATCGCAAGATTGAGATTTTACCAGGAGATACGGTGATCCTGGCAGCTACTCCGATCCCCGGTAACGAGAAAGCGGTGGCTCGTACGGTAAACCAGTTGTTCCGGGTAGGGGCTGATGTTTTTTACAGCAACAATACCCAACAAGGTGTCCACGTGTCCGGACACGGATCGCAGGAAGACCTCAAACTGATGCTTAACCTGATGAAACCTCAATTTTTTATCCCGATTCATGGTGAGCACCGTATGTTACGGGCTCACGGCCAACTTGCCGAAAGTATCGGTGTGCCGTCGGAAAACATCTTTGTCTGCGACAATGGGGATGCGGTTGAAATCTCCGGCGGAAAAGCGCGCTATGGAACGAAAATCACAACAGGTAACGTCTTGATCGATGGTCTGGGCGTTGGCGATGTCGGAAACATCGTCTTACGTGATCGAAAATTGTTGTCCCAAGACGGAATTCTGGTGGTTGTGGTGACTCTCAGCAAAAATAACGGAAAGGTTTTGTCCGGACCGGACATTATCTCCCGCGGGTTCGTCTATGTACGGGAATCCGAGAAATTGTTGGAAGAAGCCAACCGCATTGTCACCCAAACGATGGAAAAATGCGCCAATGAACGCGTCAGCGAATGGGCTTCTCTGAAGACCAGCATCCGCGATGCATTGGGTCGGTACCTTTACGACCAAACCCGCCGTCGCCCGATGATCCTGCCGATCATCATGGAAGTATAA